AGAGGCAAGCAACAAGACTTTCTTAAGTTGAATATTATCCAGACGGGAATAAGAATTAACGACGTCAAATATGTCCAATTCAGTCTGCACTCTAAGATTCAGGTTTCTTGTAGCTGTGTAAAAACATGATTAGACAGACACTTGATTGTAATATCTATATTATACTCAATTGTGATTGAGTTATTTGAGTGCCCTATGATCATGATTTCTTTTCGGTCAAAAAAATGGTTGGAAGGGTTTGATTGCAGTCACCGCCATGTATCAGGGTATGTGTTGAGATCATAAGTTGTTTACAAGAATTCCTGTAGATCTGACATCTGCAACAAGATTCAAGCAAATAACTTTTTTGTGAATAAATGATTCATCCTTATCAACTGAACCAACTGACTATGATTTGCTACCCCTTCCATCCCACTATTAGAATCATTTTTTGGGAATCTAACTTTTTATAAAGATATAGTAATCATTATGTTTAAATAATGTGGCAGAATTGACATACTTGTTCTTCGAATTCAAAATATTTCCCTGTTAAATATGTATTAGACTTTTAAAAGTTGCTTTTTCAAATGATAAGATTGAAAAGTATGTGTTAAATTTGAAATAGTGACTTTTATTTTGAAacataaataaagtgaaaacaTGACATTAACAATGCGAGTATATTGTAAAGTAAAGTGATTGTGTATCCCACACAGTTAGGTCCAAATCTTTAATGCACTTTAGATTATATGATAGGGGCGAGGAAGTTTTGCAACATGAACCataggaggaaaagaaactaatatAATCCTGTACATTGTATATTCGtatcttaattttttaaaacttcATTATTGAATTAATCAGAGGACAGGCAGGAGTATAGTTTCTAATTTGTATTCCAAGTCCACAGTTAAAATGTTATCAAACATGAGCAACGTACTTCGATTAGACTATTGGTCATTAAATATAATTAAGTTATTAAATGGACTATTAAATTCTTTTGTTAAATAATAAGAGACTAGACAGGCATATCAATCGGCACAGTGATGAAGAGTTTTTCGCCTTTTAACTTCTTCAATAAATTATTGAATGAGAGGATTGATATTAATACAACACTTTTAATCAATTGAATTTTCCTTTCAAACTAGTATGCAAAAGTGTGGATTGACCAGCTACCCCACACGGTAACACTATGCTTTAAGAGTATACGTACAACAAATAAGTCAATTTATCGAAATAGGCAGTATCTCGCCGGAAATTTCTCTAGAAACTTTTCTTGCAGcaatagaaaagaaaactaaaatcaGACGAGCAAAAAGGATGGTCAAACCCAAAATGACCGGCATTGAGGTCACAGCAACATTCTATAATTAATGATTTGAAACTCAAACCAAAAAGTAATCGTGGTAGCATTTGCTAGCTTACAGTTCAAAACCAACCTGATGATTCAGTCTTTTAATGAAGTATAAACCATTTTCCTAGACATTCCTGATCTTTCTTTCTTAGTCGATCTTCACAGATGAGTAGATGAGCCTTGTGAACCAGAAACAGGCATAGAAGCCAATCGTACCAGTCAGTACGAAGAAGGCATACGAGGCAATCAGCATGTACCCAAAGTACAATATACCGGACACTGGCTTCGTGATTTCCAGCTTTGTGAAGAAGTAGAATGCTGCATATAGGAATAGATAGAGAGCTGATGACCCTGAAGTCAGGTACGATCTCCACCACCATAGATAATCCTCACTACACAGCTGGAAATAGCAGAGCACGATTGTGATCTCAGCACAGGTGACAATTAGAATGACGAATACGAGGAAGAGAAAGCCAAAAATGTAGTAAAATTGATGCAACCAGATTGAGGTGAGGATGAAAAAAAGCTCAATGAATACGGCACCAAATGGAAGTATGCCTCCAATCAAGACGGAGAAGACCGGGTTCATGTACCAAGCCTGCTCCGGAATTTGCCTTGGGATCTTGTTTGTCTTCACTGGATCCTCAATAGCTGGTTTCTTAAACCCTACATAACCACCCACAAAGACGAGTGGGACTGAGATGCCAAACCACAATACTACTAAAGCAAACATGGTTCCAAACGGCACCGCCCCAGAGGACTTCTCGCCCCAAATTAAAGCATTCAACACAAAGAAAATAACGAAGACAATTCCAGGGAACATGAATGAGGTACGAAGAGCAATTCTCTTCCACTCTGTCCCTTTGAACATCTTGTAAAGACGGGTAGATGCATATCCAGCAAAGATGCCCATGAAGACCCAGAGAAGAAGCATAGCTGTCATCAAGCCTCCCCGGTTTGAAGGGGAGAGGAACCCAAGTAAGGCAAAAATCATGGTAACTAATGTCATTCCAAAGAACTGAACACCAGTCCCCACATAAACGCAAAGCATATCCGAGTTCGTGGGAGGTCTGAAAACATCCCCATGAACCAGCTTCCACCCAGTCTCTTCCTGAGCTTCTTCCTGGGTCTCCAATTGGTTGTACTTTGAAATGTCACGGTACAGTGTCCGCAGCATAATCATGGCAACCATGCCAGATAGGAAAAGAACAATCATCAAAGAATTAACTATAGAGAACCAATGAATTTGATCATCAGCCATCAGAAGATAAGTATCCCACCTAGATGCCCACTTAACATCACTCTCCTGCAAATtcatcaaataaagaaacatAATTAACAGCTAAATTCAAGATTGAACAACTAAAATTTCACATAGTAACTTATCCACCTGAAACTCGACATCATATGTGAAAATGATTTCCTTCTTATCATCAACCTCTTGAGGAGGGTCTGCACTAGTTACAGTACGTTTTGCATGGGGATCACAAGTTGATAATCGAACATTATCGTTCCATCCACCATCATAGTCATGTTTCACACTGATCAACAAAGAATAACCAACATTATGACAGGCAATGCATTAACTTCCTATCAAAATTTGATCCAGATTATAATACAATACCTAAAGGGTCTAACTTCAAATCCTACAATCCTTGCAGCATCACTTTGTGCATCCTTGTGATACTTTACTGTGAATGATAAATGGTTGTTGATAAATTGCTTTTCCTCTTTGCTCTGTCACGAATTAGAGAAGATGAAGCAAAAGGTTAAAATCTCCATTCAGTCCACAACTTCATATGTTGCAAGCAAACAACTTAAACGATGAAAGCAAACTGGAACTGTCTTACTCCAGCATATAATCCTTTAAGACCAACATAAAAACCATGTTGATAGACTATAGGGTCTTGTTCGGTCCTCTTTATGGGCTGAACAAGAGGTAGATTATCTAATATCCTGTACAATGCAGCAGAATGTAAGAAATGAATCACATTTTGTGAGGATAACAAATTTCATAGAGAaccagaaagaaagagaaattaagGGGAAGAAAGACAGTATTGAAAAACTTGTCTCACATGTTCACCCGATACTCATCATCAATCTTCTCCTTGAATTCTTTTGCAGTTTTTGCATTAAGTACAATACGACATACAATATTGCACATTTGTGGCTCCCGCATACGGAACTACAAAAACATTTACAGATCAGTTTTAGGATACAGGAAGTACATGATAATACAAAATTGAGAAATGCCAAAGGTGGATTATGAGCACAAAAACTAACCACATAAGGGGAGTTTTCAATACGATCACCACGAAGTACTTCTCCAAGATTCTCTGCACTGTCCACAATGGTTTTTGGAGCACAATATGGAATGGAATAGAAGGAATAAGGAAGTTGTGTCTTTGTGGATGTCAACTTGTTCACTTTGACTTTCAACTCATCTCCCTGAAACcagaagagaaaaaaattagcaaatcgattatcaaagaaaagaaggaacATGGAAAAAAATAGTTATGGCATTGGCATTTTGGACATCAGTATTTAGGTCTTATTTAGTTCTACTGAAATGGTTTTTATGGTGGATTATCCCTGGTTTCCATACTATTCTATGTTCTACAAAATAGGAAACCAAGGAAGGGAGGAATCCAAACTCTCATTTATAAGATAAATGTTCTCCATGGATCTTGCTGAAAGACAAATGCAAATTGTTCATATTGAAGACCAATGCAAAAGCCTACAAATATAACTCCTCCGTTCACATTATATTCACAGTTGTAAAACAAGATCCAGAGTTCACAATTTGAACACATTCCCATGTCCAAGTAAACAGACAGTGAATACTAACATCATTGAGTGCATGCAGATTctcctaaaaacatgcaaaccaACAAATAGAGTACACAAGCAACATAGTCCAAGTCACTGAAGGGTAGAAGCATGAAGACGATAGATATCTTTTATCTTTCCTATAAAAGCATATGCTACCAACAAGAAGACactgaaaacaaaagaatgtgCAAGTTGATTCCCTTAAAACTACAATGCACAAGCCCTAAGCATTTGATTACTGCACCACATACTAATTAATAAACATTTCTATTCTTAGTATAATTCAAGTGGACCAGCATCGGGAAAGATCCAGATATAAACCGACAATCCCAACAAGCCTTAATGCCAAATCGTGATTCCAAGCTCAACAAACTGTTGTTCCCTCATGTGAGTTCTCATAATGTTCGAGGTACAACAAAGCAACTTGTTACATCAATGGCAGCTCAACTTCACTTCACTATGAAAATTAGCTGCATAATTATCTCatcatatttcaaacaaaaaacacCAGTCATGTTTCAAATAAGAAGAAAATGTCTAGTCATATCATTCAGTATTAAAGTAAGCTGAATAGAGTGAATTGATCACTCAAACAGCTATTATTAGTAGATATTTCTTGATATTCCAGTTTCAACATCATAAAAAAACCAAGTAATTTAAGAGAATGCACAGACGCTCCTCGTTGATGGgcgaaaaattaaaaatgaactTAAAACATCGCCAAGGAACGAATACCAAATCCTAATTTCTGGTCGTTTTAAACAATACTACCATTCGCATTCAGTATATCTTCTTCATCTCTGCCAATTGGTATTAAACTTATCAGCACAAAACTTCGAAACTTCTAGAACAACAATGAttccagggaaaaaaaaatcgtaCAAATTACTATTCTTGAAATAGGAAAACTTTATTTCCATAAAAATGCATCATTTCCTCCATTGACATAACTAACTGCACCACATTTCCTAAACAGTGGCACACTTCAAAAGCTCAACTTAAACCTGGATTTACAGAACATCAACACACGTAACCAGAATCAAGTAAAATTTGACAATTATTAACCCAGATCTGACCAAAACAAGCTATAAAACAGTTAAAATGACACAAAACTCATAAAATCAAACAAGATCCAATACTACAACAAACAACTTCTCACTTtttatttccaaaaaaaattaaatcaatatAGTCCAATTAAAACATCAAGAAGATCTAATTACCTTGACGAAATCTTGCGGAGCAACACCGGGGAGGTAAAAACAATGAGCGGTGGCGAAGAACAGACCGATGAGAACGACCGAAACCGAGATCCATCGGTGAATTAGCTGAGGCCTTGCGACCTCcatctctctctatctctctctctctctctcttctcctctttctcttgtttctctgTCTAATTCAGTCTCTTCCACTAAGATCTAGATCCACACACTCCTCTATATAAATATGCGTATGTAtaatttcctcttttttaatttattccGCGAATCTAATGAAATTACTGCGtgagtgtgtgagagagagaggaaaatggTGGGGGGAATTTAAACTTAATTTTGGGTATTAATAATATAGTGGGAGGAAACGGGAAGAACAAGGAACAGCCTGCAGCACTGAAGAAAAAACGACTGGGGAGGAAGATGGAAATGTGGGGAGTTGAATTCAAGGCTAATTAAACTATCATTAGTggaaagtaatttttttaaaaaaattgctgTGGGCATTGAGGACCGTTGGATTGAGGGAGAAGTCGTGGGATGAATGGTTGAGATTGGACCTAAATGGGGTTGACGAAGACTGAATGGTAATTAATGAAGTAAGATTTTTCTTTCTCGGTTTTGGTAACAGTTTaagattttcttcttttttttcgcaTGTTTGAATAAATGGAAAGTTGTTGAagtaaaaggaaaataaaagtttATATCTAgtcataaaaaaattttgaaacaaaataggAAATTAGCGAAAAATTAGTGACAATTCTTAAGATTCTTCCGTCTAATTAACCATTTTCTTTCGAGATCCTGCAAAATTTATGattacaaaatacaaaaataaaatgtgtaggaaggaacaagaaaattttcaaatttcttaaaTAAAACAATAACTAACATTCTTCactttccaacataaacaaATATTACATTGGAAATTCTTTCTTTACATTAGTGGAATTATCACGTATTCAATTACTATTGTACTCTGTTCATCccataaaaataaatttgcttCTAGTTTCCCACATTGACAAGTGTGAGTTAATATAGTTAATCCAATCATGTTTTTCCATTAGTTTTAGTGTTATATTCATCACTCGTACTAAAATGATTGACATGAGACTAAGGCATAACATCTAGTCAAATTCATACTCATAACACCTGGTGAAGttcaaaattcaagttttgtttGGACAGCAACCGTAAATACATTTCTTAATCATCATTTTactttacatatatcaaatcattacattattttttccacaaaaaatttagaaaaatgcaatttaaacaaagcattaGATCTAAATTCCTTAATGTATAAAAGatgataaatataaaaaaaataattccaTAAAACTTCGACTTCCATTGAACTacagatttttgaattttttgtagaaaaatatattataatgatgtgatatgagataaaaagtgattaaaaaatatgttaagGGCCTATTTGGAACTTGAGTTTTTtaggagtttgtctaaaattttactatagtgcactgtagaagtttttgaaaaaattttgtagaatttttgtaaggtgaaaaacttttttgtagaagtttttgtaagataaaaaattttataaaagtttttgtaaggtgaatttttttttttccttttcttttttttttctttctcttttttttttctttttttcttttgtccctttttcttttctttcctctctttcttcttcttcttcttcctccctccTCCCCCCACCCCTCTCCTCCTTTTCCCCTTCTCCTCTCCTCTACATTTCCCCCCGCCACCCTTTTCCCCTGCCagcccctctgccccttccccctcccctctgCACGCCACCCCCTTTGCCTCGCCAGCCCTTTCCCCGTTGCCCCACTAGCCCCTCTGCCTTGCCCTGCCCtgccccttccccttcccctgtGCCCCACCACCCCCTCCCCTCGCCACctcctctgccccttccccctcccctctaCATGCCACCCCTTCTGCCTCGCCACCCCCTTCCCGTTTCCTCCTCCCCTGTTTCCCTTCCTGTTTCCCGTTTCCTGCCACCCCCTTCCTTGTTCCCCTGTTCCCCCCGTCAGCCATAGCATTGGCGTGACtggagggagaaaaaaaaaccaGAGCAGGAGGAAAGTAACTGCTGTTGCTGCATAGGTCGGGGGAGTTTGGCTAGGgaggggagagggagagggagggaaGGAGAGAGGGggggaaaggaaggaaaaaaaaattgggaatACTGACGTCAGAATAGGTGGCCGGCACCGGAAACGGCGGTAGAGATGTTGGCCGGCGATGAAGGTATGGTGGATGGGGTgagggagaaagaagaagaaagatagaagttttttgtgtattagatattttgaagtgtgtaggttaaaaaatttgataagtttttttgggttcctgtaactaaagttgttaaaaaacttgtagttAAAAAACTTAACCAAAAAACTCACTTCCAAATAGGCCCAATCTGTGAAAACTCTCAATCTGCACGGGACTTATTTCTAAAGTGTTGCTTAATGCCGTGGTCAAAGTGTTTTAGATTTCGAAGCTTTGCGCCGTCGGTGAAAGTTCTATTTGCACATTTACCCTTTGATTAGTCCAATTTTTGCACTAACATGCTGAAAAAACTCACCCAAACTTGAAGTTAGTGGCATAGGAAATTTGAGACCTCTCTCGCTCAACTCACCCAA
The Coffea arabica cultivar ET-39 chromosome 6c, Coffea Arabica ET-39 HiFi, whole genome shotgun sequence genome window above contains:
- the LOC113692531 gene encoding transmembrane 9 superfamily member 9-like translates to MEVARPQLIHRWISVSVVLIGLFFATAHCFYLPGVAPQDFVKGDELKVKVNKLTSTKTQLPYSFYSIPYCAPKTIVDSAENLGEVLRGDRIENSPYVFRMREPQMCNIVCRIVLNAKTAKEFKEKIDDEYRVNMILDNLPLVQPIKRTEQDPIVYQHGFYVGLKGLYAGSKEEKQFINNHLSFTVKYHKDAQSDAARIVGFEVRPFSVKHDYDGGWNDNVRLSTCDPHAKRTVTSADPPQEVDDKKEIIFTYDVEFQESDVKWASRWDTYLLMADDQIHWFSIVNSLMIVLFLSGMVAMIMLRTLYRDISKYNQLETQEEAQEETGWKLVHGDVFRPPTNSDMLCVYVGTGVQFFGMTLVTMIFALLGFLSPSNRGGLMTAMLLLWVFMGIFAGYASTRLYKMFKGTEWKRIALRTSFMFPGIVFVIFFVLNALIWGEKSSGAVPFGTMFALVVLWFGISVPLVFVGGYVGFKKPAIEDPVKTNKIPRQIPEQAWYMNPVFSVLIGGILPFGAVFIELFFILTSIWLHQFYYIFGFLFLVFVILIVTCAEITIVLCYFQLCSEDYLWWWRSYLTSGSSALYLFLYAAFYFFTKLEITKPVSGILYFGYMLIASYAFFVLTGTIGFYACFWFTRLIYSSVKID